CACGCGTCCCCTCCGTCCGCCCCCACTACCGGCTTGCTCGACAGCTATTCGGGTTCGATCGACGACTTTGGCACGCTGCCGCTCGACCGCAAACGCAGCCTGCGAAAATCGATGAAGCTGATGAATCGCGAAACGCAACTTGGCGTGGCGGCAGCCTTTCAAGCGATCCAGGATTCCGATCTCGATGCCGCGGCCTACGATCCCGATCGCGTTGGCGTTTGTTTTGGAGCGGGCAATGTCGAAGTCCGCCCCGAGGATTTTGTTGCCGGCGTGCAAGCCTGTGGCGAATCGTCCCCCGAAATGATCGAAGCCGCCTGGGGTTCGCTGGGCATCCCCCACGTGGATCCACTGTGGGTGCTGCGAGTCTTGCCGAACATGCCAGCCTGCCACATCGCAATCAGCTGCGATTACCGCGGCCCCAACAACACGATCACCCAAGCAGAGGCGTCGGCGAACCTAGCCATCCAAGAAGCCAAGTACCATTTATTGGACGACGAAGCCGATGCGATGATCGTCGGCAGCACGGGGACCACGATCCGCATCGACGGGGCTAGCGAAACCGACGGTTCCGAAGGGGCCGCGGCTTTTGTGATCGAACGACTCGAAAGAGCTCAACAGCGGGGAGCGACGATCTATGGTGAGGTGTTGGGGATCGGCAGCAGTTGTGTGATCGACGCGACGATGGTCCCCAAGCCAGACGAGGCGGCTAACAACGCGATTCGCGCATCGTTAGCCCAGTCGCACCTATCGGACAACGGCGGCGTTCAGTTTACTGTCATCAACGACCAACGCGGTTCCGCCGCGATCGATCGCGTACTCGAATCGCGGCCGACCGATTCGCTGAACCTGGCCGATTGGATCGGCCAGGTCGACGCTGGAAGCGGCGCGATCGGCCTCGCCGTCGCGCTACAGCGACTGGCCGCATCGGACGCCTCCGCCACGCGATCGGCGATCAACATTGGCATTACTCACAACGGTCTGGCAAGCTGCTTGACCATCCGCAATCTTCAATCGTCGCGAGCCGCATGATGCACCGCCGTGTAGTGATCACAGGAATGGGCGTCGTCACGCCGCTGGGCCATCGACTCGATACCTTCTGGCAGAACCTGACGTCGGGTCGTTCGGGAGTCGGCCCGATTTCGACGTTTGATGCCTCCAACTTTCCCGTTCGCATCGCGGCGGAAGTGCCGGCGTCGTGGTCGTTGGAGAGTGTTGGCGAAAACCCGCGACAATGGGCTGGCGCGCCGCGTCAGTCGAGTTTTGCGCTGGCGGCCGGGATTTCCGCAGTTCGTGATTCAGGGATCGAACTCGACCGCTTCGATCCGTTGCTGTCGGGAGTCTATCTCGGCTGCGGCGAGCCGTTTACGCCGTTCGCTCCACTTGTCGGTTCGATCTCGCAATCGATCGCCGACCAGAAGTTCAACTCCGCAACATTCACCGACACCGCACTGCGGCTGTTCGATCCTCAATCGCAGCGTCAATTCGATCCCAAGATGCCGGCGATCTCGCTCGCCGCACGATTCAATCTGCAAGGTCCCAGCGTTAACTGCATCGCGGCATGTGTCTCGTCGTCGCAGGCGATCGGACAAGCGGTTCGAATGATCCGGCGTGGCGAGGTCAACACGATGTTGTGCGGCGGAGCCCACAGCTGCATCAACGAATTGGGCGTGACGGGGTTCAGCCGTCTTTCGGCCCTCAGTCAACACAACGATTCACCGACGCAAGCATCGCGACCATTTGATCGCAACCGCGATGGGTTTGTGATCGGCGAGGGAGGCGCCGTCTTTGTCGCCGAAGAATACGAACAAGCGCGCCGCCGCGGAGCTCACATCTACGCCGAGGTCACCGGGTACGGATCGGCGCAAGATGCATTTCGCGTGACTGACACGCATCCCCAAGGACGGGGCAGCGTTCAAGCGATTCGGCGAGCGTTAAAAGATGCCGGCATCGACGGCCAAGAACTCAGCTATATCAACGCTCACGGCACCGGAACCGTCTTAAACGACAAGGTCGAAACTCATTCGATCAAGACCGCCCTGGGATCGGCTGCCTATGACGTGCCGGTCTCCAGCAGCAAGAGCATGTTAGGGCATGCGACCACCGCGTGCGGAGCGATCGAATTGGCTGTCGCGCTGCTGGCGATGCAGTCCAACACGTTGCCACCGACGATCAATTTTGACGATCCCGATCCGGCGTGCGATCTGGACTACGTGCCCAACGTGGCTCGCGACGTCCAATGTCAACATATCCTCAGCAACAACATTGGCTTTGGTGGACAAAACGCGGCGTTGATCGTGTCGCGAGTAAGCGAACCGCGAACGTGTTGCCAGCACGCCGCCTGAAGGGATTGATGGCGGCAAACGGTGCGTCTATCCGACAGGTTCTACGCTCCGCCACGCTTCCCAAGCCTGTTCCAAGCGATTGGTGAACTTCTTCGACGAAGTGGCGAACAGCCGCTTGCCCAGTTTGCGAGCCTGTTTCTGCAATTTCGCACGGCGTCGATCGATCGACCGCATCAGTTTTTCAAACGCGTTGGCCCCGCGCAGCTTTTCGAAATCGGGATGTTGCGCGAGCAATTGGTGCAAGACAACCAGGTCGTGGTCGTCCCCCAATAGATCGGTCAAGCGTTTTAACTGTTTCGCACGGATGCTCAACTTCGATTTACTGAGATCGCGCAACATCAAGACTTGATACCACTGATACTTGGCATGCTTTCGCCAATCGTGTAGATGCTCGTCGGTCGGCTGCTTGCGAGCCGCCAGCATCGCCCTCGCGCCGCGACGATAAGTCTTGGCGAACCCTGGTCCGATCGCTGCAAAACCCTCGTCCGCACAAGTCCATTGGGGCACTCGGTCGAGAGCAGCTTGCATGTCTTGAATCGCTTCGACGAAGAACGGCTGCCAATCCAACGGCCCCGTGCTGGCGACTTCGCTTCGTTTCGATAACACCTTGTTCACGCGGTCCATGAACTTCCGCGGCAGCGATTGAGCTCCGTGCTGGCGCAGCAGGTCGAACGCCTCGAGCGTCGCGTCGGCATCGCGCAGGCCCGACAGCTTGCGTGACGCATCGCGAAACCAAGCGTTCTCGCGATCGTACACGTCCCCGATCCCTGGCCTGACCATCCGCAACATCCCGCGAATCATCTTGCATCGCTTGCGGACATCGTGAACGACTTCGGCGCGATCGAGCTGTGGATCGGACAAGTCGTCGATCGAACGTTGGAGATAGGTCCGGGCGATCCGCTGAATTCCCTCTTGCACCGACTCGTCGACACGCAACCGAATCTTCATGTTCCAAATCCTTGAGGTCAAATAGCGCCGCGAGAGATTCTCGCAAACGTCATGGTTTCATAATACCAACGGCGAGCCGCAAATAACGTCGGTTCAGCCACGAGCAAGGCTAGTTCGCCTACAACAGCCAGCACGCCCTGTGCCAACCGAAACCTTCAAAATTCCGCCTGACCAACCGATACGAACGCAAATCACCCGCAGCGATAGCGTTTGCGAAAGTGCAGCAAATTCACTTTTGTGCAAATTTCAAGAAGACATCGCCAAACTACCCACCCCCCCAGTTTACACAGGCACAATATCTGTACAATTGTCCCCGTATTCAGGGTTGCCAGCTCGTTACGCGGCACCCGGAGTGCGGGGCAAAACCAACCAATCTTACGGAAATACTCTTACATCAAATGGATCAGCCTGCACCGCACTGCACTGCAGTTCGTACATTTTCACCACGGATTTGAGAGGCACTAGATCATCATGGAACAATTCTACTACCACCAGAATTGTAAGGTTTGTGGACGTCCAATGATCGTTTCGAGCGAATTGCTCAATGCGGCAATCCGCTGCGGTCACTGTGGAGCAATTTGCGATTCGCCGCAGGTCGAACACTCGCAATCCCCCCCGTTGCGGCCACGACTGAACAGCGGAAGCGTCGCCAGGTCGAACTCCCGCGAACAGGTCGGCCGCGTCGCCGCATTGTTGCGATCGATCGCGCCGTTGCGATCATTCGAGGCTCCGCTAATTCTTTAGCGGCCGCGGAAATGCCGGTAGATTCCGCCGGTTGTTGGTGTTCCAGCTAACGCAAGCCACTGGCTTGCGATCGTGTCGCTTCGAAAGCGACTAGCAGTTATCCGGATTGAGGGCTGGTGGGAAGTCGCTGAAGCATTTGGTCGGCTCTCAAACGCTGGCGAGAAATCGATGTCGGTGTATAATTTGGACTGCCCACCCGATGTCTGAGAGCGTAAAAATGGACGCCTTCACAATGTCCGAAGGCAACTTACGCCCCCGCCAACTTGCTCGCCCAGCACTTCATGCATACACGCCCCCCAATACAGTTTCAGATCGCACTTTTGGTAGCGTTTTTGGCCACCAACGCAGCTCGTGGCGAGGATACTGCCGCCGCCGAGACCTTCTTCGAAAGCAAGGTCCGGCCGCTGTTGATCGAACGCTGCTATGAGTGCCATTCGCGCGAGTTCGATGAGGCGCAGGGCGGCTTGCGAGTCGATTCGGCTGCGGCGTTGGCCAAGGGGGGTTCGCGAGGGGCCGCGATCGTTGCCGGCGATTCGGCGAAAAGCCTGCTGGTCAAAGCCGTTCTGTACGACGATGGGTCGATGCAGATGCCTCCCGAAGGCAAGTTGAAGGACGAAGAAATCGAGATCCTTCGCAAATGGGTCGCCAACGGCGCCTACGATCCACGGGTCGACGACACGCCCGACGCAGAAGAACCACAGATCGATTGGCGTCAGCACTGGGCTTTCCAACCACCGCAACAAGCTGCCGCGGTCGACAAGATCGATCCTCGCAGCGACGATCCGATCGATGCGGTCGCCCTCGACAGGATGGCTCGCGAAGGAATCGAATCGAGCGGACCAACCGATCGCGAAACCTGGCTGCGACGCGTCTATTTCGATCTCATCGGTCTGCCACCGACGCGCGACGAGATCGACAGCTTTCTTGCCTCGGAACGTCCCGACGCCGCGCGCCGCGTCGTCGATAACCTTTTGGCCCGTCCCGAATATGGCGAGCGTTGGGGGCGGCACTGGATGGACGTCGCCCGTTATGCCGACACCGTTGGCTACGCTCCGGCGAAGCGGGAACCGCGATTGTTGGAGAGCGAGAATTATCGCGACTGGCTGATCCGCGTTTACAACGACGATATGCCGTTCGATCGCCAGGTCACGTTGCAACTGGCCGCCGATACGATCGACCCCAAAAACGAACAGGGCGATCTCGACGCGATGGGCTTCCTGACGATCGGTCGCCGCTTTTTGAGCAACGAAGACATCGTCGACGACCGCATCGATGTCGTCACCCGCGGCTTACTGGGCCTGACGGTTCAGTGCGCTCGTTGCCACGACCATAAATTCGATCCGATTCCAACGATGGATTACTACTCGTTGGTGGGCGTGATGAAAAGCAGCGAGTATCGCGACGACCTGCCATCGAAACTGGCGTTGTTCGATAAAGAGAAGACGACCGACCATCCGGTCTGGGTTCGCGGCCAGCGTGGAAATCGCGGCCCGATCGCGCCGCGGCGTTTCCTGACCGCGCTGCATGGCGACGAACCTCCCAAGTTTACGCACGGCAGCGGCCGCTTGGATCTCGCTCAAGCGATCGTCGACCACAACAATCCGCTCACACGACGCGTACTCGTCAATCGTGTCTGGATGCATCTGATGGGTAAGCCGATCGTCGGCACGCCCAGCGACTACGGCGTCCGAACCGAACTGCCAGTGCAGGCGGCGGTCTTGGATGATCTGGCCGTCGATTTTGCTGAGCAGGGCGACAGCATCAAACACTTGGTCCGGCGGATTGCGAACTCGTATCTGTACCGACAATCGAGCCAAGTCGCTCCGGAGGTCGTCCAACGCGATCCCGACAACTGGTACTTCGCTCGCGGTATCGCACGACGTCGCGATTTCGAATCGCTCCGCGACACAATCCTCGCCTCCGCCGGTCAACTTGATTTACAAAAGGGGGGCGCACCGGTCGTAATCAGCGATGGCTCACCTCAATCGCGACGAACGGTTTACGCCTTCATCGATCGACAGAAATTGCCCGCCTTGTTCCGCGTCTTCGATGTCGCCAGCCCCGATGCGCACGAACCACAGCGGTACTACACCACGGTTCCTCAACAATCGCTGTATCTGATGAACAGCCCGTTCATCCTGGATGCCAGCATCAAAGTCGCCAACGTGGCGACGCGGGGACTGCCGGCCGAATCGCTCGACCAAAAAATTAACGCCTTGTTCCTGCGAGTGCTGAAACGCCAACCGACGGCCGAAGAGCTGCGGTATGCGATCGAGTTCTGCCAATCTCCGATCGATCCAGCCACCGTCCCCGTCTCGCCTGCCTCGGCGTGGGACTACGGATACGGCAACTTTGACGAAACCCGAACGCACATCCCCGATTTCAAACGCCTGCCCCACTTCCAAAAGGGACGCTGGGCCGGTGGACCGAAGATTCCGGACGAGCACCTTCAATACACATCGTTGACGCCGACCGGAGGCCATCCCGGCGACGTACTCGCTTCGGTCCGGCGGTGGACCGCGCCGCAAACCGG
Above is a genomic segment from Rosistilla ulvae containing:
- a CDS encoding beta-ketoacyl synthase N-terminal-like domain-containing protein; this translates as MHHLSSKHDSVVITGVGVLSPWGSGFDSLRSAFDHAHASPPSAPTTGLLDSYSGSIDDFGTLPLDRKRSLRKSMKLMNRETQLGVAAAFQAIQDSDLDAAAYDPDRVGVCFGAGNVEVRPEDFVAGVQACGESSPEMIEAAWGSLGIPHVDPLWVLRVLPNMPACHIAISCDYRGPNNTITQAEASANLAIQEAKYHLLDDEADAMIVGSTGTTIRIDGASETDGSEGAAAFVIERLERAQQRGATIYGEVLGIGSSCVIDATMVPKPDEAANNAIRASLAQSHLSDNGGVQFTVINDQRGSAAIDRVLESRPTDSLNLADWIGQVDAGSGAIGLAVALQRLAASDASATRSAINIGITHNGLASCLTIRNLQSSRAA
- a CDS encoding beta-ketoacyl-[acyl-carrier-protein] synthase family protein yields the protein MMHRRVVITGMGVVTPLGHRLDTFWQNLTSGRSGVGPISTFDASNFPVRIAAEVPASWSLESVGENPRQWAGAPRQSSFALAAGISAVRDSGIELDRFDPLLSGVYLGCGEPFTPFAPLVGSISQSIADQKFNSATFTDTALRLFDPQSQRQFDPKMPAISLAARFNLQGPSVNCIAACVSSSQAIGQAVRMIRRGEVNTMLCGGAHSCINELGVTGFSRLSALSQHNDSPTQASRPFDRNRDGFVIGEGGAVFVAEEYEQARRRGAHIYAEVTGYGSAQDAFRVTDTHPQGRGSVQAIRRALKDAGIDGQELSYINAHGTGTVLNDKVETHSIKTALGSAAYDVPVSSSKSMLGHATTACGAIELAVALLAMQSNTLPPTINFDDPDPACDLDYVPNVARDVQCQHILSNNIGFGGQNAALIVSRVSEPRTCCQHAA
- a CDS encoding CHAD domain-containing protein, giving the protein MKIRLRVDESVQEGIQRIARTYLQRSIDDLSDPQLDRAEVVHDVRKRCKMIRGMLRMVRPGIGDVYDRENAWFRDASRKLSGLRDADATLEAFDLLRQHGAQSLPRKFMDRVNKVLSKRSEVASTGPLDWQPFFVEAIQDMQAALDRVPQWTCADEGFAAIGPGFAKTYRRGARAMLAARKQPTDEHLHDWRKHAKYQWYQVLMLRDLSKSKLSIRAKQLKRLTDLLGDDHDLVVLHQLLAQHPDFEKLRGANAFEKLMRSIDRRRAKLQKQARKLGKRLFATSSKKFTNRLEQAWEAWRSVEPVG
- a CDS encoding PSD1 and planctomycete cytochrome C domain-containing protein, which gives rise to MHTRPPIQFQIALLVAFLATNAARGEDTAAAETFFESKVRPLLIERCYECHSREFDEAQGGLRVDSAAALAKGGSRGAAIVAGDSAKSLLVKAVLYDDGSMQMPPEGKLKDEEIEILRKWVANGAYDPRVDDTPDAEEPQIDWRQHWAFQPPQQAAAVDKIDPRSDDPIDAVALDRMAREGIESSGPTDRETWLRRVYFDLIGLPPTRDEIDSFLASERPDAARRVVDNLLARPEYGERWGRHWMDVARYADTVGYAPAKREPRLLESENYRDWLIRVYNDDMPFDRQVTLQLAADTIDPKNEQGDLDAMGFLTIGRRFLSNEDIVDDRIDVVTRGLLGLTVQCARCHDHKFDPIPTMDYYSLVGVMKSSEYRDDLPSKLALFDKEKTTDHPVWVRGQRGNRGPIAPRRFLTALHGDEPPKFTHGSGRLDLAQAIVDHNNPLTRRVLVNRVWMHLMGKPIVGTPSDYGVRTELPVQAAVLDDLAVDFAEQGDSIKHLVRRIANSYLYRQSSQVAPEVVQRDPDNWYFARGIARRRDFESLRDTILASAGQLDLQKGGAPVVISDGSPQSRRTVYAFIDRQKLPALFRVFDVASPDAHEPQRYYTTVPQQSLYLMNSPFILDASIKVANVATRGLPAESLDQKINALFLRVLKRQPTAEELRYAIEFCQSPIDPATVPVSPASAWDYGYGNFDETRTHIPDFKRLPHFQKGRWAGGPKIPDEHLQYTSLTPTGGHPGDVLASVRRWTAPQTGEVTISCEMKHPSDKGDGVRMSIASAGKVLFEELLMNSEQSVRELVVQVKEGQVIDFVAEDNISTAFDSYQWTIQIRFQSDRGVIADFDSKTDFSGNPDGKQPRLLTRFEQLAHALLISNELTFID